The Thunnus thynnus chromosome 24, fThuThy2.1, whole genome shotgun sequence genome window below encodes:
- the LOC137176919 gene encoding hydroperoxide isomerase ALOXE3-like produces MKIYKYEVIVITENINHDNTFNNIYIRLIGTGGQIDTHSSLRNNKEWAPFNKKNKKTGSKVSICSVTSSTSLGKLLMIELHKQHDPSLSEDSWFLARVQVNSPEGDTYNFPVYHWIDDRKVYLREATALKDSDDTHHLSRKSREKELNQRKEHYRWDVYLEGIPHCVKAHSPLCLPCEVRFSFTKCIQMGFNAVTGIIWLKLEGLSNRKDNWTSMNQIDRVFHSRRTDISDRVQQLWRNDAFFGYQFLNGVNPMMIQRCTVLPENFPVTDDMVFPTGRWTLEDEMQKGNIFLCDYKLLDGVKTNVIHDKKQYLAAPLVLLHRTADDELMPIAIQLKQKPAEDNPIFLPTDSEYDWLTAKIFVRSADFNMHQLNMHLLRTHLLAEVFAVSLLRNVPKVHPLYKLLIPHTRYTLHINILARQQLISHDGAFTEFAASGGEGMITIMKRALSSLTYSSLCIPDDIAERGLDSVPNFFYRDDGLRLWDIIHRFVQGLLQHYYKSDAEVQEDSELQSWIENIFEHGFLLQDSTGIPNSFCTVAELVKFVTMVIFTCSCQHSAVNSGQYDYGGWMPNTPVSLQKPPPTTKGTTSEETMLQTFPNISTTAHGMATMWLLSRQSTDFVPLGHYPEKYFTEEIPCKWIHAFQEDLECLSVDIKARNKKLDIPYTFLDPEVVENSVAL; encoded by the exons AtgaaaatctataaatatgaaGTGATTGTAATCACTGAAAACATAAACCATGACAACACTTTCAACAACATCTACATCAGGCTGATTGGAACAGGTGGACAGATAGACACACACTCCTCCCTCCGCAACAATAAAGAGTGGGCACCcttcaacaagaaaaacaagaagacagGGTCAAAG gtGTCTATCTGCTCTGTGACCTCTTCTACTTCCCTTGGCAAGCTGCTCATGATAGAGCTACACAAACAGCATGACCCTTCATTATCTGAAGACTCCTGGTTCCTTGCCAGGGTGCAAGTCAACTCTCCAGAGGGAGACACGTACAACTTTCCTGTCTACCACTGGATTGATGACAGAAAGGTTTACCTCAGAGAGGCAACTG ctCTAAAAGACTCTGATGACACTCATCATCTTAGCAGGAAGAGTAGGGAGAAGGAGCTAAACCAGAGAAAGGAGCACTATCG CTGGGATGTATATTTAGAAGGAATACCCCACTGTGTAAAAGCACATAGCCCTCTTTGTCTGCCCTGTGAGGTCCGTTTCTCCTTCACCAAGTGTATACAGATGGGATTCAATGCAGTCACAGG GATAATATGGCTGAAACTGGAAGGACTGTCTAACCGCAAGGACAACTGGACTAGTATGAATCAAATTGACCGAGTGTTCCACTCCAGGCGGACGGATATATCAG ACCGTGTTCAACAGCTTTGGAGGAACGACGCCTTTTTTGGCTACCAGTTCCTAAACGGTGTCAACCCCATGATGATCCAGCGTTGTACAGTCCTGCCTGAGAACTTCCCTGTCACTGATGACATGGTTTTCCCCACTGGTCGGTGGACATTAGAGGATGAAATGCAG AAAGGAAACATATTCCTGTGTGACTACAAGCTTTTGGATGGAGTGAAGACAAACGTCATCCATGACAAGAAGCAGTACCTGGCAGCTCCCCTCGTCTTGCTCCACAGAACTGCTGATGATGAGCTGATGCCCATTGCTATTCAG CTGAAGCAGAAGCCAGCAGAAGACAATCCCATCTTCTTGCCTACTGACTCTGAGTATGACTGGTTGACAGCCAAGATTTTTGTGAGAAGCGCAGACTTCAACATGCATCAACTCAACATGCACCTGCTGCGCACTCACCTGCTGGCTGAAGTTTTTGCAGTGTCACTGCTGCGCAATGTGCCCAAAGTACATCCACTGTACAAG CTCCTCATTCCTCACACTCGTTACACTCTCCACATCAACATCTTAGCCCGACAACAACTGATATCGCATGATGGAGCTTTCACAGAG TTTGCAGCTTCTGGTGGAGAGGGTATGATCACAATCATGAAGAGAGCACTGTCCTCACTGACCTACAGCTCCCTCTGCATACCAGATGACATCGCTGAGCGTGGACTGGACTCTGTACCAAACTTCTTCTACAGAGATGATGGACTCAGGCTGTGGGATATCATCCACAG GTTTGTGCAGGGACTGCTCCAACACTACTACAAGAGTGATGCTGAGGTCCAGGAAGACTCTGAACTGCAGAGCTGGATTGAGAACATTTTTGAACATGGATTCCTTCTCCAAGACAGCACAG GAATTCCCAACAGTTTCTGCACTGTGGCTGAGTTGGTCAAGTTTGTCACCATGGTGATTTTCACCTGCTCATGCCAACACTCTGCTGTCAACTCTGGACAG TATGACTACGGTGGTTGGATGCCCAACACTCCCGTCTCCCTTCAAAAGCCTCCACCTACCACAAAAGGGACAACGAGTGAGGAGACCATGCTGCAGACGTTCCCCAACATCAGCACAACAGCTCATGGCATGGCCACCATGTGGCTCCTCAGCAGGCAGTCCACTGACTTT GTCCCTCTTGGCCATTATCCAGAGAAGTATTTCACTGAGGAGATTCCCTGCAAGTGGATTCATGCTTTTCAAGAAGACCTGGAATGTTTAAGTGTAGATATCAAAGCCAGAAACAAGAAGCTGGACATCCCatacacattcctggacccggaAGTGGTGGAAAATAGTGTGGCCCTTTGA